One genomic window of Rhizomicrobium sp. includes the following:
- a CDS encoding FAD binding domain-containing protein yields MNRFAWMSARTVSEAATAASAIVADAMSTSPMGDISVVKAGGIDLLDLLKEDLLAPNALVNLGAVPGLDIIADDQGGGLRIGPMVTLAALAGHAAIRMRYPALADAVQRSASPQIRNVATLGGNLLQRPRCWYFRAAEFHCLRKGGTHCFAIPGENQYHAIFDNMPCAIVHPSTAATALVALGASVELTDANGTVRKLLLEDFFGPPDKDIHRENDLKPHEILTAIRLPILPASVRMAHLKQGEKDSFDWPLADVAVVLDFNRDGRCKTAAVVLGAAAPAPHRAKTAENILAGKHIDDALALQAAHAAMEDATPLSKNAYKLPLFETLIRRAILAAESPS; encoded by the coding sequence ATGAACCGCTTCGCCTGGATGAGCGCCCGAACGGTCTCCGAGGCCGCAACGGCCGCCTCGGCCATCGTGGCCGATGCGATGTCGACGTCCCCCATGGGCGACATTTCCGTGGTGAAGGCCGGCGGCATCGATCTCCTTGATCTGTTGAAGGAAGACCTGCTGGCGCCGAACGCGCTGGTGAATCTCGGCGCGGTTCCCGGGCTGGATATCATCGCCGACGACCAAGGCGGCGGCCTGCGCATCGGACCGATGGTCACGCTCGCCGCGCTCGCCGGTCACGCCGCGATACGAATGCGCTATCCCGCCCTGGCCGACGCGGTGCAGCGTTCGGCGAGCCCGCAAATCCGCAATGTCGCGACCTTGGGCGGCAATCTGCTCCAACGGCCGCGCTGCTGGTATTTCCGGGCGGCGGAATTTCACTGCCTGCGAAAAGGCGGCACTCACTGCTTCGCGATCCCCGGCGAGAATCAATATCACGCGATTTTCGACAACATGCCCTGCGCGATCGTCCATCCCTCGACAGCGGCCACCGCATTGGTGGCGCTGGGCGCGAGCGTGGAGCTGACCGACGCGAACGGCACGGTGCGCAAGCTACTGCTCGAAGATTTCTTCGGACCGCCGGACAAGGATATCCATCGCGAAAACGATCTGAAGCCGCACGAGATCCTGACCGCCATCCGGCTGCCGATACTGCCTGCGAGCGTCCGGATGGCGCATCTGAAGCAGGGCGAAAAGGACTCCTTCGACTGGCCGCTCGCCGACGTCGCGGTCGTGCTCGATTTCAACCGCGACGGCAGATGCAAGACGGCGGCCGTTGTTCTCGGCGCGGCGGCGCCTGCCCCGCATCGCGCGAAGACGGCTGAGAACATCCTCGCCGGCAAGCATATCGATGACGCTTTGGCACTGCAGGCCGCGCACGCCGCGATGGAAGATGCGACGCCCTTGAGCAAGAACGCCTACAAGCTGCCGCTGTTCGAAACCCTGATCCGCCGCGCGATCCTCGCGGCGGAGAGCCCGTCATGA
- a CDS encoding molybdopterin cofactor-binding domain-containing protein, protein MTLRDRIDTSPTRREERRIGAERIGWHKRHAPGVDKGPVKRGMGMAQSLWGANVQINSACEVRVMRDGSVEVLSSVQDIGTGITTVLAQVVAEVLGLQPETIVVRIGDTDFPAGPPSYGSRTTASITPPARTAAWRVLQMLFREAALVLNAGTDELIARDGRILVRTDPSRGMDFGAAAARLRTDSISAIATRSDDYGGFRRTMGDAAMAQQDLGGVQFAEVVVDTETGIVRVERVVAVHDCGRPMNPRQIESQIQGGVLMGLSYALFENRILDRHTGRMVNPNLEQYKLAGPRETPVIDVIVLENYLGQSATDAYGIAEPANIATAPAIANAVYNAIGVRLRELPMTPAAVLAALGKIPVRS, encoded by the coding sequence GTGACGTTGCGTGACCGCATCGATACGAGTCCGACGCGGCGCGAGGAACGGCGCATCGGCGCCGAGCGGATCGGCTGGCACAAGCGGCACGCGCCGGGTGTGGACAAAGGTCCGGTGAAGCGCGGAATGGGCATGGCGCAATCGCTGTGGGGCGCCAATGTGCAGATCAATTCCGCCTGCGAAGTGCGCGTGATGCGCGACGGCTCGGTGGAAGTGCTGTCAAGCGTGCAGGACATCGGAACCGGCATCACCACCGTGCTGGCGCAGGTCGTCGCGGAAGTGCTCGGCCTGCAACCCGAAACGATCGTCGTCCGCATCGGCGATACGGATTTTCCGGCCGGTCCGCCGTCCTATGGCAGCCGCACGACGGCCTCGATCACGCCGCCGGCGCGCACGGCTGCGTGGCGCGTGCTGCAGATGCTTTTCCGCGAGGCGGCCCTTGTCCTCAACGCCGGGACCGACGAACTGATCGCGCGCGACGGACGTATCCTGGTCCGCACCGATCCCAGCCGCGGCATGGACTTCGGCGCGGCCGCGGCCCGGCTGCGCACCGACAGCATCAGCGCCATTGCGACGCGCAGCGACGACTATGGCGGCTTTCGCCGCACCATGGGCGACGCCGCGATGGCCCAGCAGGATCTGGGCGGCGTGCAATTCGCCGAAGTCGTGGTGGACACCGAAACCGGCATCGTCCGCGTCGAACGCGTCGTCGCGGTGCACGATTGCGGGCGGCCGATGAATCCCCGCCAGATCGAAAGCCAGATCCAGGGCGGCGTGCTGATGGGGCTGTCCTATGCCCTGTTCGAGAACCGCATCCTCGACCGGCACACCGGGCGGATGGTCAATCCCAATCTCGAGCAATACAAGCTCGCCGGACCGCGCGAGACGCCCGTGATCGATGTCATCGTGCTGGAGAACTATCTCGGCCAGAGCGCGACCGACGCCTATGGCATCGCCGAGCCCGCCAATATCGCGACCGCGCCGGCGATCGCCAACGCGGTCTACAACGCCATCGGCGTGCGCCTGCGCGAATTGCCGATGACGCCGGCGGCCGTGCTCGCCGCGCTCGGCAAGATTCCGGTCAGGAGCTGA
- a CDS encoding molybdopterin cofactor-binding domain-containing protein, with amino-acid sequence MTDPAPLTETLTYGIASVGLGQVSRQVPAGEPPPLPPNAELKVIGKPVPRQNGRAKVTGAIHYTVDVGLPGMLQGRILRSPQPHAQVLAIDISAAVAHPGVRAVSILAQPDDPKTSILRYFGAPVAAVAATSAAAAEEAIRLIRVTYKPLPFVVDMDEARKPAAPLVFDGGTAPGSQAGEIIAATGLATNGNVRGPATVTRGDVAQGFTQADVIVEGEYRTQTQTHCCMEPHGLVADWRSDGLTVYISTQFTAGVRHELAQTFALPLSRVRVVVDGMGGGFGSKSTLGNYGRIAVGLSRQAKAPVRLILDRQEEQMDTGNRPGTWQHLRIGAKHDGTLTAVSLESYGTAGVALGAGVGNVAEALYVCPNFQGAQYDVFTDAGPGSAMRGPGNTPGAFGFEQAIDELPRSLPLIR; translated from the coding sequence ATGACCGATCCGGCACCGCTGACGGAAACGCTGACCTACGGCATCGCCAGCGTCGGTCTTGGCCAGGTGAGCCGGCAGGTTCCCGCCGGCGAGCCGCCGCCGCTGCCGCCCAATGCCGAACTCAAAGTGATCGGCAAGCCGGTGCCAAGGCAGAACGGCCGCGCCAAGGTGACGGGCGCGATCCACTACACGGTCGATGTCGGCCTGCCGGGCATGTTGCAGGGACGGATCTTGCGCTCGCCGCAGCCGCATGCGCAGGTTCTCGCGATAGATATCTCGGCCGCCGTAGCGCATCCGGGCGTCCGCGCGGTCTCGATCCTGGCACAGCCGGACGATCCGAAGACTTCGATCTTGCGCTATTTCGGCGCGCCGGTTGCCGCCGTTGCGGCCACGTCCGCCGCCGCCGCCGAAGAGGCGATCCGCCTGATCCGCGTGACCTACAAGCCGCTCCCCTTCGTCGTCGACATGGACGAGGCGCGCAAGCCAGCGGCGCCCCTGGTGTTCGACGGCGGGACGGCGCCGGGCAGCCAGGCCGGGGAGATCATCGCGGCGACCGGTCTTGCCACCAACGGCAATGTGCGCGGGCCGGCGACGGTCACGCGCGGCGACGTCGCGCAAGGCTTCACGCAGGCCGATGTCATCGTCGAAGGCGAATACCGCACGCAGACGCAGACCCATTGCTGCATGGAACCGCACGGCCTCGTCGCCGATTGGCGGTCGGACGGATTGACCGTCTACATCTCCACGCAGTTCACCGCAGGCGTGCGGCATGAGCTGGCGCAGACATTCGCCCTGCCCTTGAGCCGCGTGCGCGTGGTCGTGGACGGCATGGGCGGCGGCTTCGGCTCGAAATCGACACTCGGCAATTATGGCCGCATCGCGGTCGGCCTGTCGCGTCAGGCCAAAGCACCGGTGCGCCTCATCCTCGACCGCCAGGAAGAGCAGATGGACACCGGCAATCGTCCCGGCACATGGCAGCATCTGCGCATCGGCGCCAAGCATGACGGCACGCTGACCGCCGTCTCGCTGGAGAGCTATGGCACGGCCGGCGTGGCGCTGGGTGCCGGTGTCGGCAATGTCGCGGAAGCGCTCTACGTCTGTCCCAATTTCCAGGGCGCGCAATACGACGTGTTCACCGATGCCGGGCCGGGCAGCGCGATGCGCGGACCGGGCAACACGCCGGGCGCCTTCGGTTTCGAGCAGGCGATCGACGAGTTGCCGAGAAGCTTGCCATTGATCCGGTGA
- a CDS encoding (2Fe-2S)-binding protein: protein MIGPPVFGPEATAITLKVNGTEQTIQIEPRTTLAEALRGPLGLTGTKIACDRGACSACTVWLDGVTVSSCMMLAVDVGTRSVTTIEGLAQGETLHPVQAAFIAHDAMQCGFCTPGMVMSCAALVDRNPHPTDEDVRAAISGHLCRCGTYPHVIAATLAASKARKT from the coding sequence ATGATCGGCCCGCCGGTTTTTGGGCCGGAAGCGACCGCGATCACGCTGAAGGTCAACGGCACGGAACAGACGATACAGATCGAGCCGCGCACGACGCTGGCCGAAGCGTTGCGCGGCCCGCTCGGGCTCACCGGCACCAAGATCGCCTGCGACCGCGGCGCCTGTTCGGCCTGCACGGTCTGGCTCGACGGCGTGACGGTTTCGTCCTGCATGATGCTCGCCGTCGATGTCGGCACGCGCAGCGTGACAACGATCGAAGGCTTGGCGCAGGGCGAAACGCTCCATCCGGTCCAGGCGGCCTTCATCGCGCATGACGCGATGCAGTGCGGCTTCTGCACGCCGGGCATGGTGATGAGCTGCGCCGCGCTGGTCGATCGCAATCCCCATCCGACCGATGAAGACGTGCGCGCCGCGATCAGCGGCCATCTGTGCCGTTGCGGCACCTATCCGCACGTCATCGCGGCGACGCTGGCGGCATCCAAGGCGCGGAAGACATGA